A stretch of DNA from Sugiyamaella lignohabitans strain CBS 10342 chromosome B, complete sequence:
CTCATGCTGGACCAGTTAGTTTActggctgaagaagagaaatctgccaagagaagaagaacttcttcACATTACGACCCTCTTGGACCAGGACCTGCTGCCACTACTAACAGTGGACCACCACCGTCacattatcatcatcacgTCACAAGTCCACATCATGGCACATCGCGACTGAACCAAGCCAgtgcaccaccagcaccatctCCTGTTGAGACGTTTGGATTCCGTGAGAAAGCTGACCTTTTATCTACTATTTGTGAACCTTtacaccatcaccaccatcataGGTCTACTAGTATTGTGGAGACGGATCGAAAAGGTCGTATTATTGCGGTAGAAGGAAAAGATCTGGAGTTGGTGGAGGCAATTACCGAGCGACTGGGAGCAAGATTGGAGGGATCCAATTGTAAATATACCCCTCACCTGTTTGAACAAAAACCCTACTTCATGTATACCAAGTCGGCCGTGAACATGTTCAAAGTATCATGTTTACACCAACTGGTATCGGAATTAAACCTATCCCATTTTAAATATGGCATTATTGGTGGATATTTGATGACGCTGGCAGACGAACTTGCCGACCAAGAAAGCCCCCTCACTGCCGCTGAACAGACAAGCCACCGCTTGACGTATCGACACCGCTGGATGACCAACGTCAACGTTCTACGTGGCCTGCCCGGCCCGGACTATCTTATTCTCATCGATCAAGACAACCAGGCCGACGCTACAAGTGTATCAGTGACAACCCTCAACGGAGGATCCAAAATTATTGTCGCTACCCTGGGTAACTTAAGAACCAACGAGGTTATTGACCGGGCTGTAGACGGCATGATTAATGGAATTACGGGTAAAGAGTAGCCCTCGCGGCCGCTCTTGCTTTTTAATGACATCTGTATGACCTTGAATAACGACATATCACCCCCCTTTAATCTTAATACTTACATACCcctgatttatttatgtgATTTTGTAATATATTATCGCTTTTAAAATACATCGGTTGtggacctgcctccggcggctggggcttcgccccagaccccgtggctcctctcgctgcgctcgagtcgggagTCGACGGTCCGAgtcgctccgcgaagcagagcacaacggggtctggggcgaagccccagcctcCGGAGGCTGCGAGGGCACCGTGAAGTAGCCTGATTATTAAATTAGATTATGAGTACGTTATTGGTCTACCAGAACTTCGACACAATCACCAGAAGAATGAGAATAACGAGAATGGTAATGATGGCGATGGTGATGATTCGGTTCGTGGCCATTCTGCGTGAGGTTAGATTTGTCACAGGATCGATggatataataaatagaagaGGTGAGAATGGGTGGAGGACTTACCGTCTGGCCATGCCACGGAGCGTGCGAATGCTCTTGTCGACGTATCCGTCGGCTTCGAGGAGCACGTTTCGCGAGTTGGTCAGCTGTTCTCGCTGACCCCGTAGGTCGCTTAGAATGTTGGCGCCAATAGACTCTGTTTCGTTGGCAACTCTCTGAGAGTCTCGCAGTCTTTGTGAAGATCTCTCTAAACTGGCTTGTCCGGATAATAGCTGTTGACGCTGGTCCAAGGGGATGTTGTCTGGTGAACCACTGGCCAGTCGGTCGCCAAATAACGCTCTACGATCTGAAGTCTCGGACAGTTTCCGTAGCTCCTTTCTAGCATTTTCTACGTTGGTTCTGTATTCTCTAAGCTTGGAGTTGAATTTGCTGCGGTTCGACGATGGGATATTCTGTACTTCAATAGCCATTTGATCGATCTTGGAACTTGTTAGTACATTGTTCAAGGGCTCAAGTCAAGAGTAGCAAAGTGATTTGATTGAATTCGTTCTGCTCATAGACTTGGATTGATGGGTGAAGCAACCTCTGGTTTCCGACTTACGATCTCATAGGCCTCTTCAACTGCTCGTTCAGCTGCTTTGATGGCTGGTTTCTGTTGTTCCGTCGTCAGATTGGGAATATCATCTAGCTTCTGAGTGATTTCACTATATGCTAACTGGAAATCCGAATCATAGCTGGCAAACAGCTCTGTTCCAGCTCCGGAGTCAAGTGGCGAGCTCATGTTGGAACCGAGATACcgtacttcttcttctccaaatAATTAGTTATCTATCAAAGATATACtgcaaaaataaaccagTGTCTAACGGATTTGTGGTCGTACTGGATTCAAAAGAATAATTATTGACCCACTGTCTAGATTTGTTCGAATTAATTATCACCGACTGGTACCTTATCGCTCTCAGAGGTAACGTCTTCTATATCGGCAGCCAGCCTCGTAATATAGATCTTGCGGCAGGGGTTCAACGGCGGCGGGGTTGTCCGATATTAGGGTGTAATACCTATTTAGGCTTGGTGACCGCTGAT
This window harbors:
- the VTI1 gene encoding Vti1p (Protein involved in cis-Golgi membrane traffic; v-SNARE that interacts with two t-SNARES, Sed5p and Pep12p; required for multiple vacuolar sorting pathways; GO_component: GO:0005794 - Golgi apparatus [Evidence IEA]; GO_component: GO:0000139 - Golgi membrane [Evidence IEA]; GO_component: GO:0031201 - SNARE complex [Evidence IPI] [PMID 10397773]; GO_component: GO:0030173 - integral component of Golgi membrane [Evidence IDA] [PMID 9398683]; GO_component: GO:0016021 - integral component of membrane [Evidence IEA]; GO_component: GO:0031902 - late endosome membrane [Evidence IEA]; GO_component: GO:0016020 - membrane [Evidence IEA,IEA]; GO_function: GO:0005484 - SNAP receptor activity [Evidence IDA] [PMID 19805279]; GO_process: GO:0006896 - Golgi to vacuole transport [Evidence IMP] [PMID 9199167]; GO_process: GO:0006891 - intra-Golgi vesicle-mediated transport [Evidence IMP] [PMID 9398683]; GO_process: GO:0006886 - intracellular protein transport [Evidence IEA]; GO_process: GO:0015031 - protein transport [Evidence IEA]; GO_process: GO:0006810 - transport [Evidence IEA]; GO_process: GO:0042144 - vacuole fusion, non-autophagic [Evidence IMP] [PMID 10385523]; GO_process: GO:0006906 - vesicle fusion [Evidence IDA] [PMID 11739407]; GO_process: GO:0016192 - vesicle-mediated transport [Evidence IEA]), encoding MAIEVQNIPSSNRSKFNSKLREYRTNVENARKELRKLSETSDRRALFGDRLASGSPDNIPLDQRQQLLSGQASLERSSQRLRDSQRVANETESIGANILSDLRGQREQLTNSRNVLLEADGYVDKSIRTLRGMARR